Proteins encoded by one window of Primulina huaijiensis isolate GDHJ02 chromosome 1, ASM1229523v2, whole genome shotgun sequence:
- the LOC140986200 gene encoding probable LRR receptor-like serine/threonine-protein kinase At1g67720, with amino-acid sequence MGSIGVIVTFLSLCVLLLMDFSTAQMPGFVSLDCGGTDDFTDELGLEWSPDSQIVSGQVANISVANETRQQYKTLRYFPADHKKYCYSLDVISRTRYLIRATFLYGNFDNNNVYPKFDISFGPTHWTTIVITDADTIEVQELIFLATDPTISVCLSNAPTGQPFISTLELRKFNGSIYLNQFENQFLLSVSARINFGADSDAPVRYPDDPFDRIWQSDALRKANYLVDVAPGTERISTRLPIDVSSGERPPQKVMQTAVVGRNGSLNYRLNLDGFPGFGWAFTYFAEIEDLDPRDTRKFMLILPGEPTLSQAVVNIQENAQGRYRLYEPGFYNISFPFVLSFRFGKTSDSTLGPLLNAFEINKYLRKSEGSTDGPLLAPVVAAYSSTEWAQEGGDPCLPVAWSWVHCSSDPQPRITSIHLSGKNLTGMIPLGLTKLRGLVELWLDNNSLSGSIPDFSGCPNLKKIHIENNQLTGELPSFLEELPNLKELYVQNNMLSGRVPPGLLNKDLILNFTGNSDLHAYGKGSNHKKLIIGSSVGAAALLIATIISCILLPKGKKTNQNFQHGSSAQNLSSSLGDATADSVCCFKLSDIKESTNNFERNIGSGGFGIVYYGRLKDGKEIAVKVLTNDSYQGKREFANEVSLLSRIHHRQLVQFLGYCQEDEKSILVYEYMHNGTLKEHLYGPLTRGRILKWIKRLEIAEEAAKGIEYLHTGCVPSIIHRDLKTSNILLDKNMKAKVSDFGLSKLAIDGASHVSSVVRGTVGYLDPEYYISQQLTDKSDVYSFGVILLELISGQEAISSESFGANCRNIAQWAKLRIESGDIQSIIDPTLDEYDIQSVWKIAEKALMCVKPHGSMRPSMSEVIKEIQDAIVMEKEAEAVRQSSSAETVRHSAKSSLNMGSLDFGVNQPYLSIDDSIARPTAR; translated from the exons ATGGGGAGTATTGGAGTTATTGTCACTTTTCTCTCTTTATGTGTTCTTCTTTTGATGGATTTCTCGACTGCCCAGATGCCAG GTTTTGTAAGTTTAGACTGTGGTGGTACAGATGATTTCACAGATGAGCTAGGACTCGAATGGAGTCCCGATAGCCAGATTGTAAGTGGACAAGTGGCCAACATATCCGTAGCAAATGAGACCAGACAACAGTATAAAACATTGAGGTACTTCCCAGCAGATCACAAGAAATATTGCTACTCGCTTGATGTCATTAGCAGGACGAGGTACCTTATACGAGCGACATTCTTGTATGGTAACTTTGACAACAATAATGTATATCCCAAGTTTGACATTTCTTTCGGGCCAACTCATTGGACTACAATAGTCATTACTGATGCCGATACAATAGAAGTTCAGGAGTTAATTTTTCTAGCTACGGATCCCACAATCAGCGTTTGCTTGTCCAATGCTCCAACTGGGCAGCCGTTTATATCAACTCTTGAGCTAAGGAAATTTAACGGTTCCATCTATCTTAATCAATTTGAGAACCAGTTCTTGCTTAGTGTGTCAGCAAGAATAAACTTTGGTGCAGATTCTGATGCTCCAGTAAGATATCCAGATGATCCGTTCGATAGAATATGGCAGTCTGACGCCTTGAGAAAAGCCAACTACCTTGTTGATGTTGCTCCTGGAACTGAAAGAATCTCGACTCGATTGCCCATTGATGTCAGTAGTGGTGAAAGACCACCGCAGAAAGTGATGCAGACGGCCGTAGTAGGAAGAAATGGATCACTGAATTATCGTCTAAATCTTGATGGTTTTCCTGGTTTTGGTTGGGCATTCACATATTTTGCCGAAATTGAAGATTTGGACCCTCGTGATACGAGAAAATTCATGCTAATACTCCCGGGTGAACCTACTCTTAGCCAGGCCGTTGTAAATATTCAGGAGAATGCCCAGGGAAGATATCGGCTATACGAGCCAGGATTTTACAACATCTCTTTCCCATTTGTATTATCATTTAGATTTGGGAAGACTTCTGATTCTACTCTGGGTCCTCTACTCAATGCATTTGAGATTAACAAGTATCTGAGAAAGAGCGAAGGCTCTACAGATG GACCACTTCTTGCTCCTGTAGTCGCAGCTTATTCATCAACCGAGTGGGCACAGGAAGGGGGCGACCCATGCCTCCCAGTTGCATGGTCTTGGGTCCATTGTAGTTCAGATCCCCAACCAAGAATAACATCAAT CCACTTATCGGGGAAGAATTTGACAGGAATGATTCCTCTAGGGTTGACAAAGTTGCGTGGCCTAGTCGAGTT ATGGCTTGATAATAACTCACTGAGTGGTTCAATTCCCGATTTTTCCGGTTGCCCGAACTTGAAAAAAAT ACATATTGAGAATAACCAATTGACTGGCGAGTTGCCTTCTTTCTTGGAAGAGCTGCCAAATCTGAAGGAGTT GTACGTTCAAAACAACATGTTATCAGGACGTGTGCCGCCTGGCCTTCTAAATAAAGATCTGATTTTGAA CTTCACCGGGAACTCAGATCTTCATGCCTATGGGAAGGGATCCAAccataagaaattaattatagGGTCTTCAGTGGGAGCAGCTGCTCTGCTTATTGCTACTATTATCTCCTGCATATTATTGCCCAAAGGAAAGAAAACAAATC AAAATTTTCAACATGGTTCGTCTGCGCAGAATCTTTCCTCTTCTTTGGGAGACGCCACAGCAGATTCTGTGTGTTGCTTCAAGTTATCTGATATAAAAGAGTCAACAAATAACTTCGAGAGAAATATTGGATCAGGTGGCTTTGGGATTGTATATTATGGGAGACTGAAAGATGGAAAAGAAATTGCTGTCAAAGTTTTGACTAATGATTCCTATCAAGGGAAAAGAGAATTTGCTAATGAG GTTTCTCTTCTTTCAAGGATACATCACAGACAACTAGTTCAGTTTCTTGGATATTGCCAAGAAGATGAGAAGAGTATTCTTGTTTACGAGTACATGCATAATGGAACTCTGAAGGAACATTTGTATG GTCCTTTAACGCGTGGGAGGATTCTTAAATGGATCAAGCGCCTAGAAATTGCTGAAGAAGCTGCAAAAG GAATCGAGTACCTTCATACTGGCTGTGTTCCATCAATCATCCATCGTGATTTAAAGACAAGCAACATTCTTCTTGACAAGAACATGAAAGCTAAGGTTTCAGATTTTGGCCTTTCAAAACTTGCAATTGATGGAGCTTCCCATGTCTCTAGTGTGGTCCGAGGAACTGTTGGTTATCTTGACCCCGA GTATTATATCTCCCAGCAGTTGACGGACAAAAGCGATGTATATAGTTTTGGTGTCATTCTCCTTGAGCTCATCTCCGGTCAAGAAGCAATTTCTAGCGAAAGCTTTGGTGCAAATTGCAGAAATATAGCTCAATGG GCAAAGCTTCGCATCGAAAGTGGTGACATACAAAGTATTATCGACCCTACCTTGGATGAATACGATATCCAGTCAGTGTGGAAAATAGCTGAAAAGGCCCTGATGTGTGTAAAGCCCCACGGGAGCATGAGACCATCAATGTCTGAAGTAATTAAAGAAATCCAAGATGCGATTGTTATGGAGAAAGAAGCAGAAGCTGTGAGACAAAGTAGTTCAGCTGAAACAGTGAGGCATTCTGCTAAGTCTTCACTTAACATGGGGTCATTGGATTTTGGTGTTAATCAACCTTATTTGTCCATTGATGACTCCATCGCGCGGCCGACTGCACGATAG
- the LOC140986179 gene encoding interactor of constitutive active ROPs 3-like, protein MQASNARPGSLDAPQKASLVMSSTVRKLKIPGTESDPALSPNPVSRTPKNRSPKVVDHQSPRSPATEKKKSSRVSGLESQIAQLKEESKKAKDQLSSIMSLRQRAQQEAEEAKEQLAAMSVKLEETQKQLKELSDSEEARLQELRKISHDRDKAWKSELEALKKQHSMDSSALASAMNEIHNLKIQLDMVSESEVSHARHAKSACVEIQRLRRELHETLELVEKLKTQLNNTRESEARVIEDVSRAQMQLKDLKNAEETLQSKQAIAMESYENLISELEESKNRVVSLEEVVRSLRSNLGHSNKISAYYFDDVKTEVPKIELVDLKHEVDSLRSALETAERRHQDDYNRSTLEINNANELLENVKSESFKKQLEIEAKIKEYHVEADTLRAKLIERDNDLKSISQENKGLSLKIEENAPAEREYELATELEKSESLLKDLHAYLLEKETQLQTFREENKNLKSEILKKENEATNEAIALTEASRAAEQEALIKIGYLTEESEKSRRKTVRVIEQLDATQAANLEMETELRRLKVQSDQWRKAAEAAAAMLSTENNGKYVKRTGSLDYHTVAGKLGSPYSEDINDDFGKKKNGNMLKKIGGALLKKGQK, encoded by the exons ATGCAGGCCTCTAATGCTAG ACCTGGTTCTCTCGATGCACCTCAAAAGGCATCTCTGGTCATGTCAAGTACAGTCCGGAAACTCAAAATTCCGGGAACGGAATCTGATCCTGCTTTGTCGCCAAATCCGGTTAGCAGAACACCTAAAAACAGAAGTCCTAAGGTTGTTGATCACCAGTCACCAAGAAGTCCAGCCACTGAG AAGAAAAAATCGAGCAGGGTGTCTGGATTGGAATCTCAGATAGCTCAGCTCAAAGAGGAATCAAAGAAGGCGAAGGATCAGCTGAGCTCCATCATGTCATTGAGGCAAAGGGCTCAGCAGGAAGCCGAAGAAGCCAAGGAACAGCTGGCAGCCATGTCTGTTAAACTCGAGGAGACTCAGAAGCAACTTAAGGAACTTTCGGACTCTGAAGAAGCCCGTCTCCAAGAATTACGAAAGATCTCTCATGATCGAGATAAAGCATGGAAATCTGAACTAGAGGCACTAAAAAAGCAACATTCTATGGATTCTTCTGCTTTGGCTTCTGCGATGAATGAAATTCATAATCTCAAGATTCAACTGGACATGGTTTCTGAGTCAGAAGTTTCGCATGCTAGGCATGCCAAGTCAGCTTGTGTTGAGATACAGAGGCTGAGGCGCGAACTCCACGAAACTCTTGAGTTGGTTGAGAAATTAAAGACCCAATTAAATAATACCCGAGAATCTGAAGCTCGGGTCATTGAAGATGTTAGTCGAGCCCAAATGCAATTGAAAGATTTGAAGAATGCTGAAGAAACATTACAGTCTAAACAAGCTATTGCCATGGAGTCTTACGAAAATTTGATCTCGGAGTTGGAAGAGTCAAAAAATAGAGTAGTGTCATTGGAGGAAGTAGTCAGGAGTCTCCGGTCTAACTTAGGTCATAGCAACAAGATCTCAGCGTATTATTTTGATGATGTTAAAACTGAAGTCCCGAAAATCGAACTTGTGGATTTGAAACATGAAGTTGATAGTCTAAGATCAGCACTGGAGACTGCTGAAAGAAGACATCAAGATGATTACAATCGTAGCACCCTTGAGATAAATAATGCCAATGAACTTCTTGAGAATGTGAAATCAGAATCGTTCAAGAAACAACTTGAAATAGAGGCAAAGATTAAAGAATACCATGTCGAAGCTGACACATTGAGGGCAAAACTGATTGAAAGAGATAATGATTTGAAAAGCATTTCACAGGAGAACAAGGGGTTGAGTTTAAAGATCGAAGAAAATGCACCAGCTGAGAGGGAATACGAACTTGCGACGGAGCTAGAGAAGTCGGAATCACTCCTCAAAGATCTGCATGCGTATTTACTTGAGAAAGAGACTCAGTTGCAAACCTTCAGAGAAGAAAACAAGAATCTGAAATCTGAAATCTTGAAGAAGGAAAACGAAGCAACTAATGAGGCCATTGCTTTAACTGAGGCATCAAGAGCAGCCGAACAAGAAGCCTTGATAAAAATTGGATATTTGACCGAGGAATCCGAAAAAAGCCGAAGAAAAACCGTACGTGTTATCGAACAGCTTGATGCAACTCAAGCTGCTAACTTAGAGATGGAAACTGAACTGAGGAGATTGAAAGTGCAATCAGATCAATGGAGAAAGGCTGCTGAGGCAGCTGCCGCAATGCTCTCGACCGAAAATAATGGTAAATATGTGAAAAGAACAGGTTCTTTGGACTATCACACTGTTGCTGGGAAGTTGGGTTCGCCATATTCTGAAGATATCAATGATGACTTCggtaaaaagaaaaatggcAATATGTTGAAGAAGATTGGTGGTGCACTGTTAAAGAAAGGGCAGAAGTAG
- the LOC140986166 gene encoding uncharacterized protein isoform X2, producing MEVSADLKSWRDDLASLVEDSGIRFPGESVRAAAEEEEEEVTTAGGRERLKDQIKGFVEAWGEMVVELGRGLRDVVRQTVLTEDSYAVKRIRGPLTEVSERLRFLNGFLPEDRHPLHVWAVFFFVFILALAGIPGMKESLLEEFGVRVISYDLPGFGESDPHTTRNLNSSALDMSQLADSVGVKGKFWVVGYLSGSLHAWAALKYIPDKISGAAMFAPLVNPYEQSMTKEEKSRTWENWTRRRRLLYYLARRFPKALSYFYRQTFLSGKHGRIDKWLSVSLGKKDKSIAEKLAFEEIWHRNVEESIRQGNTKPFVEEAVLQVSNWGFSLTELQAQRKCQRKGLLPWLQFMYGLPECELTGFPGPIHIWQGMDDMVVPPSITDYIARVLPNASVHRLPEEGHFSYFVLCDYCHREILSTLFGIPQGPLDIEDKAPINQDEIRDEADTASV from the exons ATGGAGGTTTCGGCGGATTTGAAGTCGTGGAGAGATGATCTGGCGAGCTTAGTGGAAGACTCGGGTATAAGATTCCCCGGTGAGTCAGTCAGAGCTGCGgcagaggaggaggaggaggaggtcACGACGGCTGGGGGAAGGGAGAGGTTGAAGGATCAAATCAAGGGTTTCGTGGAGGCGTGGGGAGAGATGGTGGTGGAACTGGGGAGAGGGTTAAGGGATGTTGTGCGGCAGACGGTGCTGACTGAGGATTCTTACGCTGTGAAGAGAATCAGAGGACCGCTGACTGAGGTTTCGGAGAGACTGAGGTTTTTGAATGGCTTCCTGCCGGAGGATCGCCACCCGCTGCACGTGTGGGCGGTGTTTTTCTTCGTTTTCATTCTTGCTCTTGCtg GTATACCTGGTATGAAAGAGTCGTTGCTGGAAGAATTCGGTGTAAGGGTCATTAGTTATGATCTTCCTGGTTTTGGAGAGAGTGATCCTCATACTACTCGAAATCTTAATTCCTCGGCTCTGGATATGTCGCAATTGGCAGATTCGGTGGGAGTAAAAGGCAAATTCTGGGTTGTGGGATACTTGAGTGGCTCGTTGCATGCTTGGGCTGCTTTAAAATATATTCCAGATAAAATTTCTG GAGCTGCCATGTTTGCGCCTTTGGTGAATCCATATGAGCAGAGCATGACTAAAGAAGAGAAGTCGAGAACATGGGAAAATTGGACACGGAGAAGAAGATTGTTGTATTATCTGGCTCGAAGGTTTCCAAAGGCCCTCAGTTACTTTTACCGTCAAACATTTCTCTCGGGGAAGCATGGACGAATAGATAAATGGTTATCTGTGTCACTTGGAAAGAAG GATAAAAGTATCGCTGAAAAACTTGCCTTCGAAGAAATCTGGCACagaaatgttgaagaatcaatCCGCCAAGGTAACACAAAACCTTTCGTGGAAGAAGCTGTGCTGCAAGTTTCGAACTGGGGTTTTAGCCTAACAGAACTTCAAGCACAGCGAAAATGTCAAAGAAAAGGCCTCCTCCCTTGGCTGCAATTCATGTATGGACTACCCGAATGTGAATTAACAGGATTTCCTGGCCCGATTCACATATGGCAG GGAATGGATGATATGGTGGTTCCGCCATCAATAACTGATTACATAGCACGCGTGCTACCAAATGCCAGTGTTCATAGACTTCCGGAAGAGGGTCACTTCTCTTATTTCGTCCTCTGTGATTATTGCCATCGGGAAATATTATCGACCCTTTTTGGTATTCCGCAAGGTCCACTTGATATTGAAGATAAAGCTCCCATCAACCAGGACGAAATCCGGGATGAGGCAGATACTGCTTCTGTATGA
- the LOC140964461 gene encoding uncharacterized protein, translated as MYIQLPIGSIYSHNLWISPRNQTIVKPFCSTRSSPQPNGDNNGSKGDKFSTDWDKAWSKFKKQGKKTLFSDFSSDKYVSWNPSRSEFPLSEEVDPIKRTERSNLRLWTSPSFTLVGAIVIVTFLLVYTILAPIK; from the exons ATGTATATTCAACTTCCGATCGGAAGCATTTATTCCCATAATTTATGGATTTCCCCAAGAAATCAAACAATTGTCAAGCCTTTCTGCTCAACGAGGTCATCACCCCAGCCAAATGGCGACAATAATGGCAGTAAAG GTGATAAGTTCTCAACTGATTGGGACAAAGCTTGGTCCAAATTCAAAAAGCAAGGGAAAAAGACACTTTTCTCAGATTTCTCATCTGACAAGTATGTAAGCTGGAATCCTAGCCGCTCTGAATTCCCATTATCGGAGGAGGTTGATCCCATCAAAAGAACGGAGAGGTCAAATCTCAGGTTATGGACCAGTCCGAGTTTTACTCTTGTAGGAGCCATTGTCATTGTTACTTTTCTTTTGGTGTACACAATTCTAGCACCAATTAAGTAA
- the LOC140986166 gene encoding uncharacterized protein isoform X1, with translation MEVSADLKSWRDDLASLVEDSGIRFPGESVRAAAEEEEEEVTTAGGRERLKDQIKGFVEAWGEMVVELGRGLRDVVRQTVLTEDSYAVKRIRGPLTEVSERLRFLNGFLPEDRHPLHVWAVFFFVFILALAVLNVNSRYESYVSTMKKVSIHPPSAARILLSDGRYIAYHQTGVQADKARFTVIIPHSFLSSRLAGIPGMKESLLEEFGVRVISYDLPGFGESDPHTTRNLNSSALDMSQLADSVGVKGKFWVVGYLSGSLHAWAALKYIPDKISGAAMFAPLVNPYEQSMTKEEKSRTWENWTRRRRLLYYLARRFPKALSYFYRQTFLSGKHGRIDKWLSVSLGKKDKSIAEKLAFEEIWHRNVEESIRQGNTKPFVEEAVLQVSNWGFSLTELQAQRKCQRKGLLPWLQFMYGLPECELTGFPGPIHIWQGMDDMVVPPSITDYIARVLPNASVHRLPEEGHFSYFVLCDYCHREILSTLFGIPQGPLDIEDKAPINQDEIRDEADTASV, from the exons ATGGAGGTTTCGGCGGATTTGAAGTCGTGGAGAGATGATCTGGCGAGCTTAGTGGAAGACTCGGGTATAAGATTCCCCGGTGAGTCAGTCAGAGCTGCGgcagaggaggaggaggaggaggtcACGACGGCTGGGGGAAGGGAGAGGTTGAAGGATCAAATCAAGGGTTTCGTGGAGGCGTGGGGAGAGATGGTGGTGGAACTGGGGAGAGGGTTAAGGGATGTTGTGCGGCAGACGGTGCTGACTGAGGATTCTTACGCTGTGAAGAGAATCAGAGGACCGCTGACTGAGGTTTCGGAGAGACTGAGGTTTTTGAATGGCTTCCTGCCGGAGGATCGCCACCCGCTGCACGTGTGGGCGGTGTTTTTCTTCGTTTTCATTCTTGCTCTTGCtg TCCTGAATGTAAATAGTAGATATGAAAGTTACGTTTCGACAATGAAGAAAGTTTCTATACATCCACCTAGTGCTGCGCGTATATTGCTATCGGATGGTAGATATATAGCATATCATCAGACGGGTGTTCAGGCCGATAAAGCTAGATTTACCGTTATAATCCCGCACAGTTTCCTTTCTTCTCGACTTGCAG GTATACCTGGTATGAAAGAGTCGTTGCTGGAAGAATTCGGTGTAAGGGTCATTAGTTATGATCTTCCTGGTTTTGGAGAGAGTGATCCTCATACTACTCGAAATCTTAATTCCTCGGCTCTGGATATGTCGCAATTGGCAGATTCGGTGGGAGTAAAAGGCAAATTCTGGGTTGTGGGATACTTGAGTGGCTCGTTGCATGCTTGGGCTGCTTTAAAATATATTCCAGATAAAATTTCTG GAGCTGCCATGTTTGCGCCTTTGGTGAATCCATATGAGCAGAGCATGACTAAAGAAGAGAAGTCGAGAACATGGGAAAATTGGACACGGAGAAGAAGATTGTTGTATTATCTGGCTCGAAGGTTTCCAAAGGCCCTCAGTTACTTTTACCGTCAAACATTTCTCTCGGGGAAGCATGGACGAATAGATAAATGGTTATCTGTGTCACTTGGAAAGAAG GATAAAAGTATCGCTGAAAAACTTGCCTTCGAAGAAATCTGGCACagaaatgttgaagaatcaatCCGCCAAGGTAACACAAAACCTTTCGTGGAAGAAGCTGTGCTGCAAGTTTCGAACTGGGGTTTTAGCCTAACAGAACTTCAAGCACAGCGAAAATGTCAAAGAAAAGGCCTCCTCCCTTGGCTGCAATTCATGTATGGACTACCCGAATGTGAATTAACAGGATTTCCTGGCCCGATTCACATATGGCAG GGAATGGATGATATGGTGGTTCCGCCATCAATAACTGATTACATAGCACGCGTGCTACCAAATGCCAGTGTTCATAGACTTCCGGAAGAGGGTCACTTCTCTTATTTCGTCCTCTGTGATTATTGCCATCGGGAAATATTATCGACCCTTTTTGGTATTCCGCAAGGTCCACTTGATATTGAAGATAAAGCTCCCATCAACCAGGACGAAATCCGGGATGAGGCAGATACTGCTTCTGTATGA
- the LOC140964403 gene encoding small ribosomal subunit protein uS12 has translation MGKTRGMGAGRKLKSHRRRQRWADKAYKKSHLGNEWKKPFAGSSHAKGIVLEKIGIEAKQPNSAIRKCARVQLIKNGKKIAAFVPNDGCLNYIEENDEVLIAGFGRKGHAVGDIPGVRFKVVKVSGVSLLALFKEKKEKPRS, from the exons ATGGG GAAGACACGTGGCATGGGAGCTGGTCGTAAGCTCAAGTCCCACCGCAGAAGGCAGAGGTGGGCTGACAAGGCCTACAAGAAATCTCACCTGGGGAACGAATGGAAGAAACCGTTTGCTGGATCATCTCATGCCAAGGGGATTGTTCTCGagaaaat TGGCATTGAAGCTAAGCAGCCGAACTCTGCTATTCGTAAATGTGCCAGGGTTCAACTTATTAAGAATGGCAAAAAGATTGCAGCTTTTGTTCCTAATGATGGTTGTTTAAACTATATAGAAGAAAAT GATGAAGTGTTGATTGCTGGATTTGGACGAAAGGGTCATGCCGTGGGAGATATTCCTGGTGTCAGATTCAAGGTGGTGAAGGTGTCTGGTGTATCTCTCCTTGCCCTCTTTAAGGAGAAAAAGGAGAAGCCTAGATCTTAA